The sequence below is a genomic window from Bacteroidales bacterium.
TACCAATTAGCAGCGCGTACGTACAACTGCTTGGTGGCAAAATATGGCTTGATACAGAACTAGGGAAAGGAACAACATTTTACTTCACAATACCATACAAACCTACTACTACAACACAATTGACTGACACTAATTTAAAATATTATGAAGATCTTGACTGGTCAAACAAAACCATTCTTCTTGCCGAAGATGATATCTCTAACAACATATATATTGCAGAAGTACTACGTAAAACAAAAGTAAATATCATTATAGCAAAAACAGGTCAAGAAGCTATTGACAAAGTAAAATCTGAAAAACAGATCGACTTAATATTGATGGACATAAAAATGCCCGTAATTGACGGATTAACAGCCACAAAAGAGATATTAAAAATAAATCAAAATATTCCGGTTATAGCCCAAAGTGCTTACGCCTTTGCAGAAAACGTTGATAATGCTAAAAAGGCAGGCTGCGTAGATTTTATCTCCAAACCAACTAAATCAACAGAACTAATATCCAAGATAACTAAACATTTACGTTAAATGCTAGAAGCGAAGTACAAGTATCTTGTACTAACTTAAATTTCAGATTTTTGATTTTAATATAGTAGCCCCGACAGGAATCGAACCTGTATCTAAAGTTTAGGAAACTTCTATTCTATCCATTGAACTACGGGGCCTCAATAAAAGAAAGGAGTGCAAATATATTCATTTTTTTCAAAAGCCCGAAAAGAACTCAAAAGTGTTTTATGTAGAGACGTCACATTGTGGCGTCTCAATAATGCCATAATTTCCAAACAACTAACCTCAAACTACTTTTACCTTACTCCTTTTACCTTGCTCCTTTCACCTTTTACCTTTTACCTTCACTAAAACTGCTGCAGCACGCGATGTGAAAACAAATCTCCTATAGGTAAATGCATTTGGTAATATGAAAGCAGCCGATTCAATACAACCTGCCTTTGAGCCCTCGTAAGCTTTATATTTGAAAAATCCGTTATTGAAGTATCTTTTAGTCTGTCAAGTAAAACTCCGATATCTTCGTTGTCATAACTCTGAGAAACGCTAAATCCAAACGTTGGGTAAATTCCCAAATATTTTGAAAAATGCACCATAAAACTCAAGTGAAAACAACTCCACGTATCACGTGATTGATCAAACAACTCTATTGAGCTTACGATAAAATCAAACAACACTTTATTGGCAACTTGCTCGCGCAATGTTTTAGAAAGCAACTCGGAAATAAATAAACATATAAATGTCTTCCCATGATTAAACGGAATATCTATAAAGGGCTTCCAAAGCTGAACCGCCTTAATCCGTCGCATATCAGAATAACGGCTACCATAAAAACTGATTTCTACCAAAAAAAGAGGTTGAAACAGAACATTGTTTTTTAACGATTTTGATTTCTTTGATGTAATAAAGCTCAAACGTCCGTATTCAGAAGTGTAAGCGTGGACTATTGCCTGAGAATCACTATAATCTACAACCTGTAAAATAATTGCCTTGGTGCTCTCCAACTCCATTCTGGAAAATTTTATCGGTGCTACAAATATAAGTCTTTTTCGGTTCTTATTTGCCCAAAGTAGTGACCGAGCATGCATTGTCTTTACAAAGCGTTAATACTCAAATCATTGCCCATCGACTGCAAATTACCAATTGATTTCTTGTTTAGATTAAAGCCCATAAATAGTGTATCACAAACTTATCCA
It includes:
- the recO gene encoding DNA repair protein RecO, with amino-acid sequence MELESTKAIILQVVDYSDSQAIVHAYTSEYGRLSFITSKKSKSLKNNVLFQPLFLVEISFYGSRYSDMRRIKAVQLWKPFIDIPFNHGKTFICLFISELLSKTLREQVANKVLFDFIVSSIELFDQSRDTWSCFHLSFMVHFSKYLGIYPTFGFSVSQSYDNEDIGVLLDRLKDTSITDFSNIKLTRAQRQVVLNRLLSYYQMHLPIGDLFSHRVLQQF